A window from Capricornis sumatraensis isolate serow.1 chromosome 5, serow.2, whole genome shotgun sequence encodes these proteins:
- the REPIN1 gene encoding DNA-binding protein REPIN1 isoform X2, with translation MGVGVSLLLQFSLTSGGYPSVSRSRRSSRRSIPGNSPRRSWAKPHLQLHSLQEEEPMLERRCRGPVAMGPVQPRLLSGPSQESPQTLEKEPQGLRSRSTAVAQSGGQPLGRAHRCAHCRRHFPGWVALWLHARRCQARLPRPCPECGRRFRHAPFLALHCQVHAAATPDLGFACHLCGHSFRGWVALVLHLRAHSAAKRPIACPACERRFWRRKQLRAHLRRCHPPAPEARPFICGNCGRSFAQWDQLVTHKRVHVAEALEETAAKALGPRPRGRPAVTAPRPGGDAVDRPFQCACCGKRFRHKPNLIAHRRVHTGERPHQCPECGKRFTNKPYLTSHRRIHTGEKPYPCTECGRRFRHKPNLLSHSKIHKRSEGSAQGGPQPPASAPERAPEPPPEPAQEPAEVPAGPGLPGAAAEAPPSLHTCADCGRGFRLERFLRAHQRQHGGERPFACAECGKHFGKKTHLVAHSRVHSGERPFACEECGRRFSQGSHLAAHRRDHAPERPFVCPDCGKAFRHKPYLAAHRRIHTGEKPYVCPECGKAFSQKSNLVSHRRIHTGERPYACPDCDRSFSQKSNLITHRKSHIRDGAFCCAICGQTFDDEGKLLAHQKKHDV, from the exons ATGGGGGTAGGGGTGTCTTTACTGCTGCAGTTTTCGCTGACATCCGGGGGCTACCCGAGTGTGAGCCGAAGCAGGCGCTCCAGCCGCAGAAGTATCCCCGGGAACAGCCCCAGGAGGAGCTGGGCCAAGCCTCATCTCCAGCTCCACAGCCTCCAGG AGGAAGAACCGATGCTGGAACGTCGCTGCAGGGGCCCCGTGGCCATGGGCCCGGTCCAGCCCCGACTCCTTTCCGGGCCCTCCCAGGAGTCGCcccagaccctggagaaggagccCCAAGGGCTGAGGTCGCGAAGCACCGCCGTGGCCCAGTCGGGCGGCCAGCCCCTAGGTCGGGCTCATCGCTGTGCCCACTGTCGGAGGCACTTCCCCGGCTGGGTGGCCCTCTGGCTTCATGCCCGGCGCTGCCAGGCCCGCCTGCCCCGGCCCTGTCCCGAGTGCGGCCGCCGCTTCCGCCACGCCCCTTTCTTGGCATTGCACTGCCAGGTCCATGCCGCCGCCACCCCAGACCTGGGCTTTGCCTGCCACCTGTGCGGGCACAGCTTCCGAGGCTGGGTGGCCCTGGTTCTGCACCTGCGGGCCCACTCGGCGGCGAAGCGGCCCATCGCCTGTCCCGCCTGTGAGAGACGCTTCTGGCGGAGAAAGCAGCTGCGGGCCCATTTGCGGCGCTGCCACCCCCCGGCCCCCGAGGCCCGGCCCTTCATCTGCGGCAACTGTGGCCGCAGCTTCGCCCAGTGGGACCAGCTGGTGACGCACAAGCGGGTCCACGTGGCCGAGGCGCTGGAGGAGACGGCGGCCAAGGCCCTGGGGCCGCGGCCCCGGGGGCGCCCGGCAGTGACCGCGCCCCGGCCGGGCGGGGACGCCGTCGACCGCCCGTTCCAGTGTGCCTGCTGCGGCAAGCGCTTCCGCCACAAGCCCAACCTGATCGCCCACCGCCGCGTGCACACGGGCGAGCGCCCGCACCAGTGCCCCGAGTGCGGGAAGCGCTTCACCAATAAGCCCTACCTGACCTCGCACCGGCGCATCCACACGGGCGAGAAGCCGTACCCGTGCACCGAGTGTGGCCGCCGCTTCCGCCACAAGCCCAACCTGCTGTCGCACAGCAAGATCCACAAGCGCTCCGAGGGGTCCGCGCAGGGCGGGCCCCAGCCGCCCGCCAGCGCCCCGGAGCGCGCCCCGGAGCCCCCTCCGGAGCCGGCCCAAGAGCCCGCCGAGGTCCCGGCTGGGCCCGGGCTGCCAGGCGCCGCGGCAGAGGCCCCGCCCTCCCTCCACACCTGTGCCGACTGTGGGCGGGGCTTCCGGCTGGAGCGCTTCCTGCGCGCGCACCAGCGGCAGCACGGCGGCGAGCGCCCTTTCGCATGCGCCGAGTGCGGCAAGCACTTCGGCAAGAAGACGCACCTAGTGGCCCACTCCCGGGTGCACTCGGGCGAGCGGCCCTTCGCGTGCGAGGAGTGCGGGCGCCGCTTCTCCCAGGGGAGCCACCTGGCCGCCCACCGGCGCGACCACGCGCCGGAGAGGCCCTTCGTGTGCCCGGACTGCGGAAAGGCCTTCCGCCACAAGCCCTATCTGGCCGCGCACCGGCGCATCCACACCGGCGAGAAGCCGTACGTCTGCCCCGAGTGCGGCAAGGCGTTCAGCCAGAAGTCCAACCTGGTGTCCCACCGGCGCATCCACACGGGCGAGCGCCCCTACGCCTGCCCCGACTGCGACCGCAGCTTTAGCCAGAAGTCCAACCTCATCACCCACCGCAAGAGCCACATCCGGGACGGCGCCTTCTGCTGCGCCATCTGTGGCCAGACCTTTGACGACGAGGGGAAGCTCCTGGCCCACCAGAAGAAGCACGACGTCTGA
- the REPIN1 gene encoding DNA-binding protein REPIN1 isoform X3 — translation MLERRCRGPVAMGPVQPRLLSGPSQESPQTLEKEPQGLRSRSTAVAQSGGQPLGRAHRCAHCRRHFPGWVALWLHARRCQARLPRPCPECGRRFRHAPFLALHCQVHAAATPDLGFACHLCGHSFRGWVALVLHLRAHSAAKRPIACPACERRFWRRKQLRAHLRRCHPPAPEARPFICGNCGRSFAQWDQLVTHKRVHVAEALEETAAKALGPRPRGRPAVTAPRPGGDAVDRPFQCACCGKRFRHKPNLIAHRRVHTGERPHQCPECGKRFTNKPYLTSHRRIHTGEKPYPCTECGRRFRHKPNLLSHSKIHKRSEGSAQGGPQPPASAPERAPEPPPEPAQEPAEVPAGPGLPGAAAEAPPSLHTCADCGRGFRLERFLRAHQRQHGGERPFACAECGKHFGKKTHLVAHSRVHSGERPFACEECGRRFSQGSHLAAHRRDHAPERPFVCPDCGKAFRHKPYLAAHRRIHTGEKPYVCPECGKAFSQKSNLVSHRRIHTGERPYACPDCDRSFSQKSNLITHRKSHIRDGAFCCAICGQTFDDEGKLLAHQKKHDV, via the coding sequence ATGCTGGAACGTCGCTGCAGGGGCCCCGTGGCCATGGGCCCGGTCCAGCCCCGACTCCTTTCCGGGCCCTCCCAGGAGTCGCcccagaccctggagaaggagccCCAAGGGCTGAGGTCGCGAAGCACCGCCGTGGCCCAGTCGGGCGGCCAGCCCCTAGGTCGGGCTCATCGCTGTGCCCACTGTCGGAGGCACTTCCCCGGCTGGGTGGCCCTCTGGCTTCATGCCCGGCGCTGCCAGGCCCGCCTGCCCCGGCCCTGTCCCGAGTGCGGCCGCCGCTTCCGCCACGCCCCTTTCTTGGCATTGCACTGCCAGGTCCATGCCGCCGCCACCCCAGACCTGGGCTTTGCCTGCCACCTGTGCGGGCACAGCTTCCGAGGCTGGGTGGCCCTGGTTCTGCACCTGCGGGCCCACTCGGCGGCGAAGCGGCCCATCGCCTGTCCCGCCTGTGAGAGACGCTTCTGGCGGAGAAAGCAGCTGCGGGCCCATTTGCGGCGCTGCCACCCCCCGGCCCCCGAGGCCCGGCCCTTCATCTGCGGCAACTGTGGCCGCAGCTTCGCCCAGTGGGACCAGCTGGTGACGCACAAGCGGGTCCACGTGGCCGAGGCGCTGGAGGAGACGGCGGCCAAGGCCCTGGGGCCGCGGCCCCGGGGGCGCCCGGCAGTGACCGCGCCCCGGCCGGGCGGGGACGCCGTCGACCGCCCGTTCCAGTGTGCCTGCTGCGGCAAGCGCTTCCGCCACAAGCCCAACCTGATCGCCCACCGCCGCGTGCACACGGGCGAGCGCCCGCACCAGTGCCCCGAGTGCGGGAAGCGCTTCACCAATAAGCCCTACCTGACCTCGCACCGGCGCATCCACACGGGCGAGAAGCCGTACCCGTGCACCGAGTGTGGCCGCCGCTTCCGCCACAAGCCCAACCTGCTGTCGCACAGCAAGATCCACAAGCGCTCCGAGGGGTCCGCGCAGGGCGGGCCCCAGCCGCCCGCCAGCGCCCCGGAGCGCGCCCCGGAGCCCCCTCCGGAGCCGGCCCAAGAGCCCGCCGAGGTCCCGGCTGGGCCCGGGCTGCCAGGCGCCGCGGCAGAGGCCCCGCCCTCCCTCCACACCTGTGCCGACTGTGGGCGGGGCTTCCGGCTGGAGCGCTTCCTGCGCGCGCACCAGCGGCAGCACGGCGGCGAGCGCCCTTTCGCATGCGCCGAGTGCGGCAAGCACTTCGGCAAGAAGACGCACCTAGTGGCCCACTCCCGGGTGCACTCGGGCGAGCGGCCCTTCGCGTGCGAGGAGTGCGGGCGCCGCTTCTCCCAGGGGAGCCACCTGGCCGCCCACCGGCGCGACCACGCGCCGGAGAGGCCCTTCGTGTGCCCGGACTGCGGAAAGGCCTTCCGCCACAAGCCCTATCTGGCCGCGCACCGGCGCATCCACACCGGCGAGAAGCCGTACGTCTGCCCCGAGTGCGGCAAGGCGTTCAGCCAGAAGTCCAACCTGGTGTCCCACCGGCGCATCCACACGGGCGAGCGCCCCTACGCCTGCCCCGACTGCGACCGCAGCTTTAGCCAGAAGTCCAACCTCATCACCCACCGCAAGAGCCACATCCGGGACGGCGCCTTCTGCTGCGCCATCTGTGGCCAGACCTTTGACGACGAGGGGAAGCTCCTGGCCCACCAGAAGAAGCACGACGTCTGA
- the REPIN1 gene encoding DNA-binding protein REPIN1 isoform X1: MGVGVSLLLQFSLTSGGYPSVSRSRRSSRRSIPGNSPRRSWAKPHLQLHSLQAEEEPMLERRCRGPVAMGPVQPRLLSGPSQESPQTLEKEPQGLRSRSTAVAQSGGQPLGRAHRCAHCRRHFPGWVALWLHARRCQARLPRPCPECGRRFRHAPFLALHCQVHAAATPDLGFACHLCGHSFRGWVALVLHLRAHSAAKRPIACPACERRFWRRKQLRAHLRRCHPPAPEARPFICGNCGRSFAQWDQLVTHKRVHVAEALEETAAKALGPRPRGRPAVTAPRPGGDAVDRPFQCACCGKRFRHKPNLIAHRRVHTGERPHQCPECGKRFTNKPYLTSHRRIHTGEKPYPCTECGRRFRHKPNLLSHSKIHKRSEGSAQGGPQPPASAPERAPEPPPEPAQEPAEVPAGPGLPGAAAEAPPSLHTCADCGRGFRLERFLRAHQRQHGGERPFACAECGKHFGKKTHLVAHSRVHSGERPFACEECGRRFSQGSHLAAHRRDHAPERPFVCPDCGKAFRHKPYLAAHRRIHTGEKPYVCPECGKAFSQKSNLVSHRRIHTGERPYACPDCDRSFSQKSNLITHRKSHIRDGAFCCAICGQTFDDEGKLLAHQKKHDV, encoded by the exons ATGGGGGTAGGGGTGTCTTTACTGCTGCAGTTTTCGCTGACATCCGGGGGCTACCCGAGTGTGAGCCGAAGCAGGCGCTCCAGCCGCAGAAGTATCCCCGGGAACAGCCCCAGGAGGAGCTGGGCCAAGCCTCATCTCCAGCTCCACAGCCTCCAGG CAGAGGAAGAACCGATGCTGGAACGTCGCTGCAGGGGCCCCGTGGCCATGGGCCCGGTCCAGCCCCGACTCCTTTCCGGGCCCTCCCAGGAGTCGCcccagaccctggagaaggagccCCAAGGGCTGAGGTCGCGAAGCACCGCCGTGGCCCAGTCGGGCGGCCAGCCCCTAGGTCGGGCTCATCGCTGTGCCCACTGTCGGAGGCACTTCCCCGGCTGGGTGGCCCTCTGGCTTCATGCCCGGCGCTGCCAGGCCCGCCTGCCCCGGCCCTGTCCCGAGTGCGGCCGCCGCTTCCGCCACGCCCCTTTCTTGGCATTGCACTGCCAGGTCCATGCCGCCGCCACCCCAGACCTGGGCTTTGCCTGCCACCTGTGCGGGCACAGCTTCCGAGGCTGGGTGGCCCTGGTTCTGCACCTGCGGGCCCACTCGGCGGCGAAGCGGCCCATCGCCTGTCCCGCCTGTGAGAGACGCTTCTGGCGGAGAAAGCAGCTGCGGGCCCATTTGCGGCGCTGCCACCCCCCGGCCCCCGAGGCCCGGCCCTTCATCTGCGGCAACTGTGGCCGCAGCTTCGCCCAGTGGGACCAGCTGGTGACGCACAAGCGGGTCCACGTGGCCGAGGCGCTGGAGGAGACGGCGGCCAAGGCCCTGGGGCCGCGGCCCCGGGGGCGCCCGGCAGTGACCGCGCCCCGGCCGGGCGGGGACGCCGTCGACCGCCCGTTCCAGTGTGCCTGCTGCGGCAAGCGCTTCCGCCACAAGCCCAACCTGATCGCCCACCGCCGCGTGCACACGGGCGAGCGCCCGCACCAGTGCCCCGAGTGCGGGAAGCGCTTCACCAATAAGCCCTACCTGACCTCGCACCGGCGCATCCACACGGGCGAGAAGCCGTACCCGTGCACCGAGTGTGGCCGCCGCTTCCGCCACAAGCCCAACCTGCTGTCGCACAGCAAGATCCACAAGCGCTCCGAGGGGTCCGCGCAGGGCGGGCCCCAGCCGCCCGCCAGCGCCCCGGAGCGCGCCCCGGAGCCCCCTCCGGAGCCGGCCCAAGAGCCCGCCGAGGTCCCGGCTGGGCCCGGGCTGCCAGGCGCCGCGGCAGAGGCCCCGCCCTCCCTCCACACCTGTGCCGACTGTGGGCGGGGCTTCCGGCTGGAGCGCTTCCTGCGCGCGCACCAGCGGCAGCACGGCGGCGAGCGCCCTTTCGCATGCGCCGAGTGCGGCAAGCACTTCGGCAAGAAGACGCACCTAGTGGCCCACTCCCGGGTGCACTCGGGCGAGCGGCCCTTCGCGTGCGAGGAGTGCGGGCGCCGCTTCTCCCAGGGGAGCCACCTGGCCGCCCACCGGCGCGACCACGCGCCGGAGAGGCCCTTCGTGTGCCCGGACTGCGGAAAGGCCTTCCGCCACAAGCCCTATCTGGCCGCGCACCGGCGCATCCACACCGGCGAGAAGCCGTACGTCTGCCCCGAGTGCGGCAAGGCGTTCAGCCAGAAGTCCAACCTGGTGTCCCACCGGCGCATCCACACGGGCGAGCGCCCCTACGCCTGCCCCGACTGCGACCGCAGCTTTAGCCAGAAGTCCAACCTCATCACCCACCGCAAGAGCCACATCCGGGACGGCGCCTTCTGCTGCGCCATCTGTGGCCAGACCTTTGACGACGAGGGGAAGCTCCTGGCCCACCAGAAGAAGCACGACGTCTGA